The following are encoded together in the Drosophila takahashii strain IR98-3 E-12201 chromosome X, DtakHiC1v2, whole genome shotgun sequence genome:
- the UbcE2H gene encoding ubiquitin-conjugating enzyme E2 H, with amino-acid sequence MSSPSAGKRRMDNDVIKLIESKHEVTILGGLNEFHVKFFGPTETPYEGGVWKVRVYLPDNYPFKSPSIGFVNKIYHPNIDESSGTVCLDVINQAWTALYDLSNIFESFLPQLLTYPNPVDPLNRDAAALYLHEPEEYHRKVADYVQRYATEDALRAAQQERESSDSESSMSDYSEDEARDMEL; translated from the coding sequence ATGTCCTCGCCGAGTGCCGGAAAGCGACGCATGGACAACGATGTGATCAAGCTGATCGAGTCGAAGCACGAGGTGACCATCCTGGGCGGCCTGAACGAGTTCCACGTCAAGTTCTTCGGTCCAACGGAGACGCCCTACGAGGGCGGCGTGTGGAAGGTGCGCGTCTACCTGCCCGACAACTATCCCTTCAAGTCGCCGAGCATCGGTTTCGTGAACAAGATCTACCATCCGAACATTGACGAGTCCTCCGGCACCGTCTGCCTGGATGTGATCAATCAGGCCTGGACGGCGCTGTACGATCTGTCGAACATCTTCGAATCGTTCTTGCCGCAACTGCTCACATATCCCAATCCGGTCGATCCGCTCAATCGCGATGCGGCCGCCTTGTACCTGCACGAGCCGGAGGAGTACCATCGCAAGGTGGCCGACTATGTGCAGCGGTATGCCACCGAGGATGCGCTGCGGGCGGCGCAGCAGGAGCGGGAGAGCAGCGACAGCGAGTCGAGCATGTCCGACTACAGTGAGGACGAGGCCAGGGATATGGAGTTATAA